The DNA region ATCAGACATGGCACCCCTCCTTCCCGCTGTAATGTTGTTGAACCGCCGTTGATCTATTCAACTACTTGACGCTGAGGCAACGTGGCCTTTTTGTATACCTTGATCGCGCAGTACGATCCGCACATACTGCAGGCATCACCTTTGTAGGTGCCGCCTTCTTCACGAAAGCGCCGAGCCTTTTCCGGATCGAGAGACAGATCGATCTGTCCTTTCCAGTCTAAGGCATTACGGCATTTTGCCATGGCGATATCACGATCCATGGCCCCGGGAACTCCTTTGCAGATGTCGGCAGCATGGGCTGCAATCTTAGAGGCGATAACACCATCGCGGACATCATCCCCATCAGGGAGCTTAAGATGCTCAGCAGGGGTGACGTAACAGAGGAAATCAGCGCCGGCCTTGGCCGCAATAGCCCCGCCGATAGCCCCGGTGATATGGTCATATCCGGGAGCGATATCGGTTACCAGCGGCCCCAGCACATAAAATGGGGCGCCACGACAGATCCGCTTCTGCAACACAATATTAGCCTCAATCTGATCCATAGGCATATGCCCAGGACCTTCAATGATAACCTGAACCCCGGCGTCCCAAGCCCGTTGCGTCAACTCGCCCAGATGAATCAACTCCTGGAGCTGTCCGGCATCGGTAGCATCGGCCAAGCAGCCAGGACGAACGCTGTCTCCCAGACTCAAGGTCACCTCGTGCTTCTTGAGGATGGCAAGAAGCTCGTCATAGTGCTCATAAAAAGGATTTTCCTTCTGGTTGTATGTCATCCATTCAATAAGAAAGGAGCCTCCCCGGCTTACCACACCCATCAAACGTTCCTGACCACGGAGCCGTTCGAGAGTGTTTCTGTTGATTCCACAATGAATGGTCATAAAATCGACACCGTCTTCGGCCTGCTGGCGGATGGTGTCAAAGATATAATCGACTGAGAGAGCGCCGATATCTTTTTTCTGGTTTTCTACCACTTCGGCCACCGACTGATAAATTGGCACGGTACCGAGTGGAATTGGGCAATTTCGTAAAATCTCGCGGCGTACATCGTTTAAATCGCCGCCCATACTGAGGTCCATCACCGCGTCTGTGCCGGCTTTAAGCGCGATGCACAACTTCTGCAGCTCCTGCTCAACCCCCTGATGATCCTTAGACGAACCGATATTGGCATTAACCTTGGTCGACAGGCCTTGACCCACGGCCATAATTTTTTCAAAATGATGGTTGTTGTTCTTGGGGATGGCGATAATCCCCTTGGCAACACCTTGCATCAGAAACTCAGGACTTACCCCTTCATTTTTTGCACAAGCTTCAAAAATCGGGGTCATTCTGCCCTGCAAGGCGTCTTCTCGTATGCTCATCTCTGTACTCCCTACAAAGTATCTGGTTAGTCTCTTATTATCGATTGATTACAAAGGCGTCATGGTCACACTTCCAACAGCTAGCGCCTCCTTCATCGTAGCAATGACGTCTGCCTTTTCCAAAAGTCTGTTATTAACAATGGGGCGGCCGGATGTCAATCCCTATCAGGTGTTGGCACCTTGCACCCCCTCCTCCAGAGCCAACTCCACCAGACGATCCAACAGCGCTGAAAAAGATAATCCGGCAACGGCCGCAGCCTGCGGCAGAAGACTTGTCGGAGTCATGCCTGGGATGGTATTTGTTTCAAGAACAACAAGCCTGGAATCGGTGATGATCATATCCGTGCGACTATAGCCTTTAAGTTTTAAGGCTCGGTGGGCTCGTATCGCATACTTCTGGGCCAGGATGCGAATTGATTCAGAAACCTGAGCTGGACAGATTTCCCTTGATGCCCCAGCTTGATACTTGGCCTGATAGTCAAAAAACGGATGACCCTCGCCGGGAATAATCTCGACCAAGGGCAGCGCCGTGAGATCATCATTACCGATCACCCCGACTGTAATCTCCCGGCCCTGAACGTATTGCTCCACCATGACCTCGCGGTCAAAGGTAAAGGCTTTAGCAATCGCGACAGCCAGTTCCTCCGGGGTATGCGCAATACTCATCC from Desulfobulbaceae bacterium includes:
- the thiC gene encoding phosphomethylpyrimidine synthase ThiC, with amino-acid sequence MSIREDALQGRMTPIFEACAKNEGVSPEFLMQGVAKGIIAIPKNNNHHFEKIMAVGQGLSTKVNANIGSSKDHQGVEQELQKLCIALKAGTDAVMDLSMGGDLNDVRREILRNCPIPLGTVPIYQSVAEVVENQKKDIGALSVDYIFDTIRQQAEDGVDFMTIHCGINRNTLERLRGQERLMGVVSRGGSFLIEWMTYNQKENPFYEHYDELLAILKKHEVTLSLGDSVRPGCLADATDAGQLQELIHLGELTQRAWDAGVQVIIEGPGHMPMDQIEANIVLQKRICRGAPFYVLGPLVTDIAPGYDHITGAIGGAIAAKAGADFLCYVTPAEHLKLPDGDDVRDGVIASKIAAHAADICKGVPGAMDRDIAMAKCRNALDWKGQIDLSLDPEKARRFREEGGTYKGDACSMCGSYCAIKVYKKATLPQRQVVE
- a CDS encoding D-alanine--D-alanine ligase, whose product is MKTQTAYKHPLRVALLAGGKSGEREVSLAGATEVEKALDPKKYQVKRYDPAIDMARIAHESGDIDVVFILLHGRFGEDGTVQGFLDLLGLPYQGSGVLGSALAMDKDAAKTLYQVHGLPVSPWRMARQDDAVDPRQLLAELSLPLVVKPVRQGSSLGMSIAHTPEELAVAIAKAFTFDREVMVEQYVQGREITVGVIGNDDLTALPLVEIIPGEGHPFFDYQAKYQAGASREICPAQVSESIRILAQKYAIRAHRALKLKGYSRTDMIITDSRLVVLETNTIPGMTPTSLLPQAAAVAGLSFSALLDRLVELALEEGVQGANT